Proteins encoded within one genomic window of Macrobrachium nipponense isolate FS-2020 chromosome 9, ASM1510439v2, whole genome shotgun sequence:
- the LOC135218111 gene encoding uncharacterized protein K02A2.6-like, whose amino-acid sequence MNDDNPRTPFESVSADFFTVAGKAFLVIVDRLSGWPVVVPCKGDTTASNTIRIFCRYFREVGVPLRLRTDGGPQFSSNEFRDFMERWGVRHVITSPYYPQSNGHAEAAVKSIKHLILTTVPSGNIDREEFDQGHLELRNTPNFTGRSPAQILYGRPLRSCIPNLNTESLFKKVPFSEEWQVKTEDCDRRAATVLSRLRPSTNSMPAPYPG is encoded by the coding sequence ATGAACGACGACAACCCTAGAACGCCCTTTGAATCTGTTTCTGCAGACTTCTTTACAGTTGCAGGAAAAGCATTCCTCGTCATAGTTGACCGACTCTCAGGATGGCCTGTTGTTGTCCCATGCAAAGGTGATACTACCGCCTCTAACACAATCAGGATCTTCTGCCGCTACTTCCGGGAAGTTGGTGTGCCCCTCCGCCTCAGGACCGATGGAGGACCACAGTTCTCCAGCAATGAGTTCCGGGACTTCATGGAGCGATGGGGAGTCCGACATGTGATAACCTCCCCATATTATCCACAATCGAACGGTCATGCCGAGGCCGCCGTGAAATCAATCAAGCATCTCATCCTGACAACGGTACCCTCTGGCAACATTGATAGAGAAGAGTTTGACCAAGGCCATTTAGAGCTTCGGAATACTCCCAATTTCACAGGACGCTCCCCTGCCCAGATCCTGTATGGCCGACCTCTTCGGTCATGCATCCCAAACCTGAACACAGAGTCCCTTTTTAAGAAAGTCCCCTTTTCAGaggagtggcaggtcaagacgGAGGACTGTGACCGCCGTGCTGCCACTGTGCTGAGCAGGTTAAGACCCAGTACGAACAGCATGCCCGCCCCCTACCCAGGTTGA